From the genome of Niallia sp. FSL W8-0635, one region includes:
- a CDS encoding DUF1657 domain-containing protein, with translation MTVINDVKTALAGLKSAQASFETFALSTDNQQAKKLYQDAATQTQSVIDNVEPRVQQIEQEEPQYKQQ, from the coding sequence ATGACAGTCATAAATGACGTTAAAACAGCTTTAGCTGGATTAAAAAGCGCTCAAGCTAGCTTTGAAACATTTGCTCTCAGTACGGATAATCAACAAGCTAAGAAACTTTATCAAGATGCTGCTACACAAACCCAATCCGTTATTGATAATGTTGAACCACGTGTTCAACAAATCGAACAAGAAGAACCTCAATACAAACAACAATAA
- a CDS encoding YhcN/YlaJ family sporulation lipoprotein: MKVKILFFILILIGMGSGCNGNQNQLDNNNDLSISQVHTSKPIDQSVANHAKEKIITKEEISDVKAVNTDNELLVAIKVGNFNRFRLKNIEKSVKSDLKKMYPDHKVFVSSDKKMFWELENIEQRLKKNDTNEKNLKKDLNKLKSLMKEQT; the protein is encoded by the coding sequence ATGAAAGTGAAAATATTATTTTTCATTTTAATCCTTATCGGAATGGGTTCAGGGTGTAACGGGAACCAAAATCAGTTAGATAATAATAATGATTTGAGTATTTCACAAGTACATACAAGTAAACCAATTGATCAATCTGTTGCCAATCATGCTAAAGAAAAGATTATCACTAAGGAAGAAATTTCGGATGTAAAGGCTGTGAATACAGATAATGAGCTTTTAGTAGCGATAAAAGTCGGAAATTTCAACCGTTTCCGATTAAAAAATATCGAGAAGTCAGTTAAATCTGACTTAAAAAAAATGTATCCCGATCATAAAGTATTTGTTTCGAGTGATAAAAAAATGTTCTGGGAACTTGAAAACATAGAACAGAGACTGAAAAAAAACGATACGAATGAGAAAAACTTAAAAAAGGATTTAAATAAACTGAAAAGTCTTATGAAGGAACAAACATAA
- the spoVAC gene encoding stage V sporulation protein AC: MSNNQKKQLTPVQQEYQKLQKQREIKRPVVKNCIKAFITGGLICLIGQCISDFYIYFFDFTEQTAGNPTVGTLIFITMLLTGFGVYDRMAQFGGAGTAVPVTGFGNAVISPAIEHRSEGFVLGVGGNMFKLAGAVILFGVFSAFVIALIKTILIQWGGL; this comes from the coding sequence ATGTCTAATAATCAAAAGAAACAACTCACTCCTGTGCAACAGGAATACCAAAAATTGCAAAAACAACGAGAGATTAAAAGACCGGTTGTTAAAAATTGTATAAAGGCCTTTATAACTGGTGGACTTATCTGTCTGATCGGTCAGTGTATTTCTGACTTTTACATTTATTTTTTTGATTTTACTGAGCAAACGGCCGGAAATCCGACAGTGGGTACGTTAATTTTTATTACGATGCTTCTTACTGGTTTTGGTGTATATGATCGAATGGCCCAATTTGGAGGGGCTGGAACAGCTGTACCCGTAACTGGTTTTGGCAATGCGGTCATATCACCTGCCATTGAGCATCGTTCCGAAGGATTTGTACTGGGCGTAGGCGGCAACATGTTTAAATTAGCAGGGGCGGTTATTTTATTTGGTGTTTTTTCTGCTTTTGTCATTGCCCTCATCAAGACCATTTTAATCCAGTGGGGTGGTTTATAA
- the spoVAD gene encoding stage V sporulation protein AD, with protein sequence MLAGHRTWIFEHKPVILSTGTVGGPFEANGAIAEDFDLLHADLWLGQDSYEKAHKVLFEEACQKAMEKGGIQKDQVQFILAGDLINQITPTSFASRTIGSPYFGLFGACSTSMEGLALGAYIVNTKGAKYLLTGASSHDTAVEKQFRYPTEYGGQKPPTAQWTVTGAGVALLSDSGDGPRVTSATIGRVIDMGLTDPFNMGGAMAPAAVDTIEAHLKERNVDPSYYDLIVTGDLGKIGHEVSLDLFKEHGIPIRKEQYQDCGLMIYREGQPVLAGASGAGCSATVVYGHLLNRMKKGEFKRMLVVATGALLSPLSFQQNETIPCIAHAVSIEYGGEQ encoded by the coding sequence ATGCTTGCAGGTCATCGTACATGGATCTTTGAACACAAACCTGTGATACTTTCTACTGGAACAGTTGGAGGACCATTTGAAGCAAACGGAGCGATCGCAGAAGATTTCGATCTCCTTCATGCTGATTTATGGCTTGGACAGGATTCCTATGAAAAGGCACATAAAGTCCTTTTTGAAGAAGCCTGTCAAAAAGCCATGGAAAAAGGGGGCATCCAAAAAGATCAAGTTCAATTTATCCTAGCTGGGGATCTGATCAACCAGATAACTCCGACAAGTTTTGCCAGTCGAACAATTGGATCTCCGTATTTTGGTTTATTCGGTGCCTGCTCTACGTCTATGGAAGGATTGGCTCTAGGTGCTTATATCGTTAATACAAAAGGGGCTAAATATTTGTTAACAGGAGCTTCCAGTCATGATACAGCTGTTGAAAAACAATTTCGGTATCCTACAGAGTATGGTGGACAAAAACCTCCTACGGCACAATGGACAGTTACTGGCGCCGGTGTAGCCCTTTTAAGTGATTCTGGGGATGGGCCTCGTGTCACTTCTGCCACAATAGGTCGTGTAATTGATATGGGTCTAACCGATCCTTTTAATATGGGAGGGGCTATGGCTCCTGCTGCAGTTGATACCATTGAAGCGCATTTAAAAGAACGAAACGTCGATCCGTCTTATTATGACTTAATTGTTACAGGAGACCTTGGGAAAATTGGGCATGAAGTTTCTTTGGATCTATTTAAAGAGCATGGAATTCCTATTCGTAAAGAGCAATACCAAGATTGTGGCCTTATGATTTATAGGGAGGGGCAACCGGTTCTTGCAGGAGCAAGTGGAGCAGGATGCTCAGCAACGGTAGTTTATGGTCATCTGTTAAACCGGATGAAAAAAGGTGAATTCAAAAGAATGTTAGTCGTTGCAACAGGTGCTTTATTATCTCCTCTTTCTTTTCAGCAAAATGAAACGATTCCTTGTATTGCACATGCGGTATCGATTGAATATGGAGGTGAACAATGA
- the spoVAE gene encoding stage V sporulation protein AE has protein sequence MTYFWAFTVGGLICVIGQIMFDVFKLTPGHTLSTLVVVGAILDGFGLYEPLIDFAGAGATVPITSFGNSLVHGAMQEAEKHGLVGVLTGIFEVTSSGISAAIVFGMIGALLFKPKG, from the coding sequence ATGACCTATTTTTGGGCATTCACAGTAGGTGGTTTGATTTGTGTGATTGGGCAGATAATGTTTGATGTTTTTAAACTTACACCGGGACATACGTTAAGTACCCTTGTAGTAGTGGGGGCAATTTTAGATGGGTTTGGTTTATATGAACCGTTGATTGATTTTGCTGGGGCAGGGGCCACCGTTCCGATTACAAGTTTTGGGAATTCGCTTGTTCATGGTGCGATGCAGGAAGCAGAAAAACATGGGTTAGTTGGTGTACTGACAGGAATTTTTGAAGTAACTAGTTCCGGTATTTCAGCAGCCATTGTTTTCGGCATGATAGGAGCTTTACTTTTTAAACCAAAAGGATAA
- a CDS encoding DUF1657 domain-containing protein → MTVGSDVKQCFASLKGVEASLSSLALRTFDDESKRTLHEVMMVVHEVTKDLKKRVGELEGEEFQYKGF, encoded by the coding sequence ATGACAGTAGGATCAGATGTTAAACAGTGTTTTGCCAGTCTAAAGGGAGTAGAAGCAAGTCTCTCAAGTTTAGCCTTACGGACTTTTGATGATGAATCGAAAAGAACTTTGCATGAGGTTATGATGGTCGTACACGAAGTAACAAAAGATTTAAAAAAAAGAGTAGGAGAACTAGAAGGAGAGGAATTTCAGTACAAAGGTTTCTAG
- a CDS encoding DUF421 domain-containing protein, with protein sequence MPEWLDIAVRSALFVAVLFLITKWLGKKQISELTFFEYVTGISIGSIGAEVAMGLERSIFHGIIGIFIFAAIPFFAGLISLRSKGFRNFIEGKSTVFIKDGKIMEDNLKKERYTTDELLELLRRKDVFQVSDVEFAVLEATGDLSVMLKKENQPLTAKDLNLFVPSIKEPQTVIMDGVLFDEPLATIGRNRAWLHTELEKLGVTVENVFLGQINSYGELTIDLFDDKLQVAPPQERPLILSTLKKCQADLELFALGTESKEAKQMYSKNSEKLQEAIVKMMPILKG encoded by the coding sequence GTGCCTGAATGGTTAGATATAGCTGTACGCTCAGCATTATTTGTTGCTGTTTTATTTTTAATCACAAAATGGTTAGGGAAAAAGCAAATTTCTGAACTAACTTTCTTTGAATATGTCACTGGTATTTCTATTGGAAGTATTGGTGCAGAAGTAGCTATGGGACTTGAACGAAGTATATTTCATGGAATTATTGGAATCTTCATTTTTGCTGCTATTCCCTTTTTTGCTGGTTTAATTTCATTAAGAAGTAAAGGTTTTCGCAATTTTATAGAAGGGAAATCAACTGTATTTATCAAAGATGGTAAAATCATGGAAGATAATTTAAAAAAGGAAAGATATACAACAGATGAACTGTTAGAACTACTTCGCAGAAAGGATGTCTTTCAGGTGTCTGATGTAGAATTTGCAGTGCTAGAGGCAACAGGAGATTTATCCGTTATGTTGAAAAAAGAGAACCAACCATTAACAGCAAAAGATTTAAACTTATTTGTTCCTTCCATTAAAGAACCACAGACTGTCATTATGGATGGTGTCTTATTTGACGAACCGCTAGCTACAATTGGACGAAATCGAGCTTGGCTACACACTGAGTTAGAAAAATTAGGGGTTACGGTTGAAAATGTATTTCTCGGACAGATTAATTCTTACGGAGAGTTAACGATTGATCTGTTTGACGATAAATTACAAGTCGCACCCCCACAAGAAAGACCCTTAATTCTTTCAACCTTGAAAAAATGTCAAGCAGACTTAGAACTATTTGCTCTTGGAACCGAATCAAAAGAAGCTAAGCAAATGTATAGTAAAAATAGTGAAAAACTACAAGAAGCTATTGTTAAAATGATGCCTATTTTAAAAGGATAA
- a CDS encoding YitT family protein has translation MPYFMKAVAILVGSMSIALGINTFLLPNKVLDGGIIGLGLIISYLLNTNAGFTIMVLSIPIFALAWFKYRSYFFNSLHGMLLSSFFIDLFHNVNQVPIKFSPILSSFTGGVFIGFGIGLMLRFETSTGGTDLLAQYFSEFIKINVGIIILIMAVFVICLGGLFVST, from the coding sequence ATGCCATATTTTATGAAAGCAGTTGCTATTCTTGTAGGCAGCATGTCAATAGCGTTGGGAATAAATACTTTTTTATTACCAAACAAAGTTTTAGATGGCGGAATTATTGGCCTAGGTTTAATTATTAGTTATTTATTAAATACAAACGCCGGGTTCACGATAATGGTATTGAGCATCCCCATTTTTGCTCTAGCTTGGTTTAAGTATCGTTCATATTTTTTTAATAGTTTGCACGGTATGCTTTTATCATCATTTTTTATTGACCTTTTTCATAACGTTAATCAAGTTCCTATAAAATTTTCACCAATTCTTAGTTCATTTACAGGTGGTGTATTCATTGGTTTTGGCATTGGTCTTATGCTTCGCTTCGAGACAAGCACAGGTGGAACAGATTTATTAGCCCAGTACTTTTCTGAATTCATTAAAATTAATGTTGGGATCATCATTCTCATTATGGCTGTTTTTGTTATTTGTCTTGGGGGTTTATTCGTTTCAACATAA
- a CDS encoding YetF domain-containing protein, which produces MYTTLLLNSKYQKPDKQDLNLPESPVDVPTSLIIDGEILWDNLHELGFDQQWLDNQLTTNGYNNVKRILYADWRESEGIHVSPK; this is translated from the coding sequence ATTTACACAACACTATTATTAAATTCCAAGTATCAAAAACCAGACAAGCAAGATCTCAATCTTCCAGAAAGTCCAGTAGACGTCCCAACATCGTTAATTATAGATGGGGAAATTTTATGGGATAATTTACATGAACTCGGATTTGATCAACAGTGGTTAGATAACCAATTAACTACTAATGGATATAATAATGTAAAGCGTATACTCTATGCAGATTGGCGAGAGAGTGAAGGCATACATGTAAGTCCTAAATAA
- a CDS encoding DUF3888 domain-containing protein: protein MGVPLNKKEILNATKTFYGKPKLFYHDGGIIDITQNIRDDYYDVTVQITTFEGAHNPPYGFDTITLRIQSFEVINYEHKDVSNIGKIPLNTLKTSTYLTTQHLINGESNFGLEVLIFPSPFLIYQSGTQLLFHLEKLQSLFPLYTPSSFLLVLRINSYRKAGPDPQCANALVRWGSGP from the coding sequence ATGGGGGTACCCCTTAATAAAAAAGAAATCCTTAATGCCACAAAAACATTTTATGGAAAACCAAAGCTTTTCTATCATGATGGAGGAATTATTGATATTACCCAAAATATACGGGATGATTATTATGATGTAACGGTCCAAATTACTACGTTTGAAGGAGCACATAATCCACCATATGGATTTGATACAATCACTTTAAGGATTCAAAGTTTCGAAGTGATAAACTATGAACACAAAGATGTATCGAATATCGGAAAGATACCATTGAATACACTAAAAACATCAACCTACTTAACTACACAGCACTTGATTAATGGGGAAAGCAATTTTGGCTTGGAGGTATTGATATTTCCAAGCCCATTTCTTATTTATCAATCTGGCACTCAACTTCTGTTCCATCTAGAAAAGTTACAATCACTTTTTCCTCTTTATACACCGTCATCTTTTCTACTAGTTTTAAGAATAAATTCATATAGAAAAGCAGGGCCTGACCCCCAGTGCGCTAACGCTTTAGTACGATGGGGGTCAGGCCCTTAA
- a CDS encoding manganese catalase family protein, whose amino-acid sequence MFKRINKLAIELPIPAHGDMNAAAAVQELLGGKFGEMSTLNNYMFQSFNFRNKKKLKPFYELVASITAEEFGHVELVSNTINLLSVGNTFPGNPDITPLQNGKDARNTHHFISTAQTAIPGDSMGRPWTGDNVFNSGNLVLDLTHNFFLEIGARTHKMRVYEMTDNPVARTMIGYLLVRGGTHILAYAKAIEIATGVDLTKMLPVPNLDNSKFDYARPFIEKGLSNVLFTWSETEYRDIGMIWKGTNPENGQPLEVKIGTPEGGPIPNLEELPEEFAPGITRDDYELIKKRLMENL is encoded by the coding sequence ATGTTTAAAAGAATAAATAAATTGGCAATTGAACTTCCTATACCCGCACACGGCGATATGAATGCTGCAGCAGCAGTACAAGAACTCTTGGGTGGCAAGTTTGGGGAGATGTCTACCTTAAATAACTATATGTTTCAGTCTTTTAACTTCAGAAATAAAAAAAAGCTAAAACCATTCTATGAGTTAGTGGCAAGCATTACAGCAGAAGAATTTGGTCATGTAGAACTTGTTTCTAATACGATTAATTTGTTATCGGTAGGTAATACTTTTCCAGGGAATCCGGATATCACTCCACTTCAAAATGGGAAGGATGCGAGAAACACCCACCATTTTATTTCTACAGCTCAAACGGCTATACCAGGTGATTCAATGGGAAGACCTTGGACTGGTGATAATGTTTTTAATAGTGGAAATCTGGTTTTAGATTTAACACATAACTTTTTTCTAGAGATTGGTGCACGTACACATAAAATGAGAGTTTATGAGATGACTGATAACCCAGTTGCTAGAACCATGATTGGGTATTTACTTGTTCGTGGAGGAACACATATCCTCGCCTATGCGAAAGCAATCGAAATTGCTACAGGGGTAGACTTGACGAAAATGCTTCCAGTTCCAAATCTTGATAACTCAAAATTTGATTATGCCAGACCGTTCATAGAAAAAGGCTTAAGCAATGTGCTATTCACATGGAGCGAAACAGAATACAGGGATATCGGAATGATTTGGAAAGGAACAAATCCGGAAAATGGGCAACCACTTGAAGTGAAAATTGGTACTCCTGAAGGCGGACCAATTCCAAACTTAGAGGAGTTACCTGAAGAATTTGCTCCTGGTATTACTAGGGACGATTATGAATTAATCAAAAAACGTCTAATGGAAAATTTATAA
- a CDS encoding YuzF family protein, producing MTNNNLLSFYDPYVYQTLTTIVGKIVTVQTIRGSVRGSLKNVLPDHIVVESNGTPFFIRTQQIIWVFPG from the coding sequence ATGACAAACAACAACCTGTTAAGCTTTTATGATCCATATGTTTATCAGACATTAACAACCATTGTTGGTAAAATTGTTACTGTTCAAACCATAAGAGGTAGCGTTCGTGGCTCCTTGAAAAATGTATTGCCAGATCACATTGTTGTCGAATCTAACGGAACTCCCTTTTTTATTCGTACCCAGCAAATTATTTGGGTTTTTCCTGGTTAA
- a CDS encoding DnaB-like helicase N-terminal domain-containing protein, translating to MVTVSEQLNQKGILEDVGGVTYLTQLAGSVPTTANTIYYCDLVKSKSLRRRGIEAAKNIRYLSEVQEFEYDETFLTEVENQALKIRSMAFSLLASHWEASRKCTSSIDKD from the coding sequence GTGGTCACTGTTTCCGAACAACTAAATCAAAAAGGGATACTGGAGGATGTGGGCGGCGTAACCTATCTTACTCAATTAGCTGGCTCAGTACCAACTACAGCGAATACCATTTATTATTGTGATTTGGTAAAATCGAAATCCTTGCGTAGGCGAGGAATTGAAGCAGCAAAAAATATAAGATATTTATCGGAGGTACAGGAATTTGAATATGACGAGACATTTTTGACAGAAGTAGAAAATCAGGCTTTAAAAATCCGATCAATGGCGTTCTCATTACTCGCATCTCATTGGGAAGCTTCTCGAAAATGTACATCAAGTATTGATAAGGATTAA